The genomic stretch ACAGGGGTGCGTATATGGCAGTGAACGGTTTGACCAACAAGGGAGCATCAATCGTCGGTTCGGCGGCTGTTTCTGTAGGCGCATTTGTAAGCTCTTGGTCGATGGCAGCAGCCTTTTCCATCATGGGTATTCTCTGTATTTTCGTCTTTTCTGTTATCTTTAGTCGATTAAAAGCGAGTGGGAAAACAGAAGAATCATCAACTAGCATACATGCCTAAAACAAATGTTCTGGATCCTCAAAAAAAGGAAGGTAATTCAACGATGAACGGATCTCTTCAGTCTCAGCGCTTTTTTCGAGAAACACAAGACGAACTTATCAAAGTTCTTCTTGCAGAGGTTGAGTTAGTAGACATCATTCCGAACTTGAACAAATTTATTCTCGACTATTTGATGCAGTTTGAAAGCGAGAAATACATCGATCCTACTGCCGTAATTTCGGAGAAGGCGACGATCGAAGGTGCCGTATATATCGGCTCAAATGTAAAAGTGCAAGATTTTGCGTATATAAAAGGGCCGGCGATCATATTGAACGATACGATCATTGGGAAGTCGGCATTTGTACGTGACAATGTTATCTTAGGCTCGAATACGATAATCGGCCATAGCAGCGAAGTATGTCAAAGCGTCATTTTAAACGGAACTCGGGTTGCCCACTTTAACGCTGTTTCCTTTTCAGTGGTTGGGAGTCATGTCAACCTGAGCAGTTGCGCCGCAATTGCTAGTTATTTGCTAAAAACGGAATTGGATGATATGCCTACTACCTCGTACTTATTTGACAGCTTGCAGCAGAAAGTCACAGTGAACATCTCGAAATTCGGGGCAATCATTGGGGACCGTTGCCGTTTGGGTGCCAATGTGATTGTCAATCCCGGAGTGGTCATGGAGCCGAATTGCATTGTGTACCCGCAGATTTCTTTGGAGAGCAAGTATTATAACGCGAATTTGCAAGTCTACATTCCAGGGTACTACGCGCAAATAGTATGTTCCAAACTTAAGGAGGAGGAAAATGAACAACATGTCTAAAGCTATGTTATGCGTTGAAGGTGGTTATGCATTAAAAGGTGAGATGCAGGTATCTGGTGCAAAAAACTCCGCCTTGTTTCTGGTTGCAGCTGCGCTAATGACAGATGAGCAAGTCACTTTGGGCAATATGCCCGCAATTACTGACATTGACATCC from Tumebacillus algifaecis encodes the following:
- a CDS encoding LbetaH domain-containing protein, which translates into the protein MNGSLQSQRFFRETQDELIKVLLAEVELVDIIPNLNKFILDYLMQFESEKYIDPTAVISEKATIEGAVYIGSNVKVQDFAYIKGPAIILNDTIIGKSAFVRDNVILGSNTIIGHSSEVCQSVILNGTRVAHFNAVSFSVVGSHVNLSSCAAIASYLLKTELDDMPTTSYLFDSLQQKVTVNISKFGAIIGDRCRLGANVIVNPGVVMEPNCIVYPQISLESKYYNANLQVYIPGYYAQIVCSKLKEEENEQHV